The Streptomyces sp. NBC_01268 genome segment AGAAGGCCGGAGCCGTCCGCAACGAGGCGCGCTGGTACACCCGTTGGGGATGGATCGAGCCCCGGGCCGCACCCGGCGGGCCCGAGCTGCCGTACGCGTACAACGTCCGGCGCAGCGTCCTCGACCCGATGATCCGGGCCCGGGCGGCCGAGACCCCCGGTGTCGACCTGCTCCTCGGGCACCAGGTGACCGGGCTGCTGCGGGAGGACGGGCGCACCGCGGGGGTGCGCGCGTCGACCCCCGACGGCGAGCGCGAGATCCGGGCCCGTCTGGTGGTCGGCGCCGACGGCAAGGACTCGGCCGTGGCGAAGTTCGCCGGGATACCCGCCCGGCAGCACGAGAACGGCCGGTTCGGCTACCTCGCGCACTTCCGCAACCTGCCGCTGGAGGGCGGGATAGGCCAGACGTGGTTCCTCGAGCCCGACATGGCGTACGCCTTCCCGAACGACGACGGGGTGACCGTCCTCGCCGTCCTGCCGGACAAGAAGCGGATGTCGGCCTTCCGGGAGGACCTGGAGGGCAGCTTCCTCTCCTTCGTCCGCGCCCTGCCCGAGGCGCCGCCGATCGACTCCGCCGAGCGCGTCTCGAAGATCATCGGCACCGTGAACTACCCGCTGCACAGCCGCAGGCCGGCCGCGCCGGGCGTCGCGCTCATCGGCGACGCCGCGCTGACCGGCGACCCCCTGTGGGGCGTGGGCTGCGGGTGGGCCCTGCAGTCCGCGCGCTGGCTGACGGACGCGATCGCTCCGGCCGTGGCGGGCGCGGGTGCGGCCGGAGCGGGTGCGGGCCCGGGCGGGGGTTCCCCCGACGCCCTCGACAAGGCCCTGGAGGCCTACGCCCGAGGACACCAGCGGCGGCTCCGCGGCCACCAGCAGATCGCCGCCGACTTCGCCACGTCCCGGCCGTTCAACCCCGTGGAGCGCCTGGTCTTCTCGGCGGCGGCCCGCGACGAGGCGATGGCCCGGCACATGTACCTGTTCGCCTCCCGCCTGATCGGCCCGCTGCGCTTCCTGAACCCCGCGATCGTGGCGAAGGCCGCCGCGATCAACCTCAGGCACCGGCGGGCGGTCGCGCGGGCGGCGGCATGACACCCGCCGCCCGTCGCCCGCCGCCCGCGGCCCCGGCCTACTCGGTGATCTCGATGACCCCGTTGCCGGCCGGCGCCGCCGTCGGCACCGGGGCCGCCTGAGCCGGTACCGCCTTCTGCCGGGTGACGCCCTGCAGGAGCGAGGCGAGGTCGACGCCGGTGGTGGAGGACAGCAGCTCCATGCCCTGGGCGACGTTGTCCGTGACCGTACGGGTCAGGCTGCCGGCGCCGTCGGTCGAGATCACGGTCAGCTTGTCCACGGCGGACAGCGGCTCGGACGCCTTGGCGACGATCTGCGGCAGCGCCTCCACCAGCATCTGGAGCATCGCCGCGTCCCCGTACCGGTCGAACGCCTCCGCCTGCTTCTGCATGGCCTCGGCCTGGGCCGTGCCCTTCGCCGCGATGGCCGCGGCCTCCGCGTCGCCCTCCAGGCGGACGGCGTCGGCGATGGCGGCACGGCGGGCGCGCTCGGCCTCACCGCGCTTGGCGCCCTCGATGGCCTCTGCCTCGGCCAGCGCCTGACGGCGCTGCTTCTCGCCCTCACCGGTCAGCCGGGACCGCGCGGCCTCCGCCTCGGCCGCCGCGATCGCGGCCAGCCGCTCGGCCTCGGCCTGCTTGACCCGGGCCACCCGCTGCGCCTCGGCCTGCTGCTCCGCCTCGTACCGCTTGGCGTCGGCCGGCTTGCGGACCTCGGTGTCGAGCTGCCGGTCCGTCAGGGCGGCCTGCCGCTCGGCGACCTTCTCCTGCTCGGTCAGGATCTGCTGCTGCCGGGCCGCGTCCGCCAGCGGTCCCGCGGCGTTGGCCTGGGCGGCCGCCGCGTCCGTCTCGGCCTTGATCTCGGCCTGCCGCAGGTACAGCGTGCGCTGGGCGACCGCGATCTCCTCCTCCGCCTTCAGCCGGGCCTGCTCGGCCGCCCGCCGGGCGCTCGCCTCCGCGATGTCGGCCTCCTGCTTGGCGCGGGCGGCCTCCGGCCTGCCGAGGTCCTCCAGGTAGGAGCCCTCGGTGGTGATGTCCTGGATCTGGAAGGCGTCGAGCACCAGGCCCTGCCCGGACAGGCTCGCCTCCGCCTCCTCGGCGACCTGCCCGGCGAACGCGGCCCGGTCGCGGATGATGTCCTCGACCGACATGCGGCCGACGATCGAGCGCAGCGCGCCGGACAGCACCTCCTGGGTGAAGCCGACGATGCCGTCCTGCTGCATCAGGAAACGCTGGGCCGCGGCGCGGATGGAGTCCTCGGTGCCGCCGACCTTGACGATGGCGACACCGTCCAGGTTGGCCTTGACGCCGCGCAGCGTGACGGCGCCGCGCACGGCGACCGGGATGTGCCGGCTGGACAGGTCGAGGCTGAACTTCTGCTGCACGAAGGGGATGACGAAGACGCCGCCGCCGACCACGACCTTCTGGCCGCTGTTGTCGGTGAACACCTGCCCGGTGGCCGGGTCGGTGGACTTCTTGCCGCGGCGGCCCGTGACGATGAACGCCTCGCTGGGACCGGCGACCTTGTACCGGGTGATGACGACGAGACCGAGCAGCACGAGCAGCACGACGATGCCGACGACGGCCAAGAGGACAGGGCTCATGACGGGAGACCCCCTTCGAGCGGAACGGAACGGAACTGGCGGGGGGAGGGAGGCGGGGCGGAACGGAACTGGCGGGGGAGGGAGGCGGGGCGGGCCCGGCAGCCGTCAGCGTTCGACGGGGCGGACCGCGACGGACGTCGGCGAGAGCACGCCCTCGACCCAGACCTCGGCGCCGCGCGCGACGGGCGCGTCGGCCTTCGCGGCGTACTTCACCGGCTGGCCGGCGAGCCGGAGCAGCACCTCGCCGTAGCCGCCGGCCGGAATGGCGGTGACGACCGACCCGGAACTTCCGGTGAGGTCCTCGCCCCTCGGCGCGGGCGCGCCGCCGTCGCGCATCAGCATCCGGCCGAACCGGCCCACTCCCCAGGCGACACCGGCCCCCGCGACGGCCCCCGCCCCGGCGGCCCCGCCGGCCCCCAGGCCGGTGGTCCCGAGGACGATCGCCCCCGTGAAACCGAGCGCCGACACGAACCCGGCGATCGCCGGCAACGACAGAAACCCGTCGAGCCCTCCGCCGAGTCCGTCCAGCGCCCCGCCGAAGCCGTCGAGGACGCTCTCCAGCACTCCGTCGAGGAGCAGGCTCAGGACGAGCAGCACGAGACCGCCGATGCCGAGACCGAGAAACCACGCCATGTCCCTGCCCCCTCCGGCCGCGGTGCGCTGTCTGCCGTCGGGTGGATCGTTTCATCGACCCGGGGGAGGATTCATTGCCGGACTCCGGCAATCTTTACGCGTTCTTGATGCCGCCTCACAGCTCCCGTTCCGGCCAGCCCAGCAGGCGGGAGCCGATGACGGCGGTCTGGAGCGTGTACCGCTGCGTGGGGTCGGCGGGGTCGACCCCCGTCAGACGGTGGATGCGGTCGAGCCGGTACGTGACGGCGCGCACGCTCAGCGACAGGCGGCGGGCCGCTTCGGTGGTGACGCACCCGCTGTCGAAGTACGCGGTCAGGGTGTCGAGGAGCGGCCGGGCACCGCCCCGGGCCTGCCGGACGGGCCCGAGCACGGTGCTCACCAGGTCGGCCATCGCCTGCCGGTCGCGCGTCAGGACCGGATAGACCAACAGGTCCGCGGCGTGCAGCACCGGCCCTTCGAGCTCCATGCGCGCGGCCAGGTCCAGGGCGTTGAGCGCCTCCTCGTACGAGTGGACGACCCCGCCCGGCCCCGGATGCGCCCGCCCGACGGCGACCAGCCCCCCTCCCCCGGTCGCCGCGTACGCCTGCTCGGCGAAGTATCCGAGCACATCGGGCTCGTCGGCGGGCGCGACGCAGATCAGCCGCCCGTCCTTCGTGGTCAGCAGGATGCGCCGGTCACCGAACCGGGCGAACAGCGAGGACTCGACGCCCCGGGAGACCGGGAACCCGTCGGCGTACGGCTCCGGCCCCTGGGCGACGGCCACCGCGTGCGCGTGCGACAGCAGCAGCCCGAACCGCTCCGCCCGCTCCGCGAGACGCCCCAGATCGCTCCGCCCGTACAGCAGGTCGTCGATGAACTCGCGCCGCGCGGCCTCCTCCTGCCGTACGGCCAGGGTCTGCGCCCGCTCGTGCCCCTCCGCGAACGCGTCGACCGCCTGCTCGACGGCGGCGAGCAGGCGGCCGTCGTCGGCCCGCGCACCGCCCGGCCGCACCTGCCGCGCGGCGGACAGATGGGCCCGTACGAGGGACCGCAGCCCGTGCCCCGCCTCCGCGGCCCGCTCCCCGCGCGCCCGCAGCGCCTCCAGCTCCTCGCGGGTCAGCCGCCTGCCCGTGGCGCAGACACCGGCCAGCACCTCGACGTACCCCTCCAGGTACTCCTCCACCGGCATCGGTTCCCCCATGACCCCTCCCCGTGACCCCGTCCGCGCCCCGCGACGGTTCTCCGACGCGCGGTGATCAAGGGTGGCACGGGACCGCCCGCCGCCCGCCGAGGGGTGTGCGGCCGGCGCCCCGCGGCCGGGTCCCGCTAACCGCTCTCCGGCGGCCGGAGGTCCAGCTCGGCCCACACCGTCTTGCCGTCCTCCCGGTACCGCACGCCCCAGCCGGCGGCGAGCGCCGCGGTGATGTGCAGGCCGCGTCCGCCCTCGTCCACGGCCTTGGCGTGACGGAGGTGGGGGGCGGTCAGGGCGGCGTCGTCGACCTCGCACACGAGGGTCGCCTCACCGCGGATCAGGCGCAGGGCGATCGGTGCGGTGCCGTAGCGGACGGCGTTGGTGACGAGTTCGCTGACGACCAGCTCGGCGGGGAACGTGTCGGCGTCCGGCCACCACTCCCGCACCCGCCGCTCCGCCTGCCGTCTCGTGGGGCCGACGGACCGCAGCTCGGCGGGCACCGGCCAGACCGCGAGGTCCCGGGCCGGCAGTCGCCGGGTCCGGGCGACGAGCAGGACCCGGTCGGGGGAGAGCAGCGGGGCCACGTCGTCCGCCATCGCCCCCGGGGCGCGGTGGGGCTCGGCGAGCGCGGCGACGACCTCGCCGGGGGCCGGGCCCTCCTCCCGCGACGTGGCCGGGGAGGCGAGGCAGATCGTGCTGCCCTCGGGCAGGACCAGGCCGACGCTGGCGAACGGCGGCCCCTCCTCGCCGAGCAGCGGCCCCTCCGGGAGCGGCGCGGTGTCGACCGAGCCGTCCGGGCGGACGATCGTGAGCAGCGAGGCCCCGGCCCGCGCGATGTCGAGCCGCCCGTGGACGGGGTCGTGCACGGCGAAGGTGCAGTGCGCCGTGGGTTCGTCCGTGCTCCGCGGATCGCCCAGCACGTCGCCCTGCTCGCGGGCCAGCCGCAGGACCGTCGCGTGCAGGCGGGCCAGCAGCTCGTGCGGGTCGAGGTCGAGCGTGGTGAGGCTGTGGACGGCGGTCCGCAGCCGGCTCATGGTGGCGACCGCGCTCGGCCCCGGGTGCTCGACCCGCCCCACCACCAGGGCCACCCGGGCCCCGGGGAGCGGCAGCGCGTCGCACCACGACCCGGCACCGGTGCCGCCGGCCCGGCGGCGCTGGGCGATCTCGGCGGCGCGCTGGGTCTCCCGCTCCTGGCGCAGGGGCCAGCTCTGCAGGGCCGTCATGACGACGTGCTCGCGGGTGAACCGCAGCGCGTTCTCCAGCGCCGTCGCGGCCCGGGTCACGATGCCGTGCGCGAGGTCGAGATCGGCGCGCAGAAACGGCTCGGTGCCCGGCAGCCGCTCGAAGGCCACCGCCCCGAAGACCTGCCCCCGTACGGTCAGCGGCGCCACCAGCCGTACGGACTCCTCGCCGGGCACCAGAGCCGGAGCGACCGGGAACGGGTCGCCGAACAGCCCCGGCACCAGCACGCACCCCGCGGCCGGCACCGCCCCGCCCGCGTCCCTGGCCCCGACGGCGGCACAGCGCATCAACATGCCCTCCGTGCCGGCGAGTTCCGGATCCTGGCCCTGCAGGACGGCGTCGGTCAGGGCCACGACCACCACGTCCGCGAAACCCCCGTCGAGCGCGACGTCGACCAGCTCGCGGGCGGTCCGCTCGACGTCCAGGGTGCGCCCGATCCGCTCGCGCGCCTCGTGCAGCAGTCGCAGCCGGGCGTTGGCCCGCTCCCGCTCGGTCACGTCCACCGAGGTGGCGACCAGCCCCACGACCCGGCCCGCGTCGTCGTGGAGCCGGTAGACCGACACGGACACGACGTGCTCGCGCCCGGGATCGGAGGGCGGCCGGCTCCGGACCAGCGCGTCACGCAGGGGCGTCCCCGTCGCCAGCACGTCGAGCAGTGCGCCCTCGTCGACGGTCACCCCCAGGGACGCGTACGCCTCGGTGGCCGAACGCCCGACGACGCTCTCCTCGGGCACCCCGCGCATCCCGATGGACACCGGGTTGACCCGCACGACCCGCAGCTCGGTGTCGAGCACGTGCAGACCCACGGCCGACTGGGTGAACACGGCATCGAGAACAGCCTCCCCGAGGTCCCCGGCGGCCCCGGCCCGACTCCCCGCCCCGTCTCCGGCCCCGGCCCGACTCCCCGCCCCGTCTCCGGCCCCGACCCGATTCCCCGCCCCGTCTCCGGCCCCGACCCGCTCCTTCTCCGCCCCCGCCTCCCACGCGCTCTCGCCCGCCCGCTCCATCCACCCCGCTCCTCGCCCCGGTGTCGTCAGCTCACCACCCATCCTGCGACGTGCCGCGGAGATCGGCACGGCGAGACGAGGGCCGTGCCCGGGCGGACCGTCCACACCGGCC includes the following:
- a CDS encoding flotillin family protein, with the protein product MSPVLLAVVGIVVLLVLLGLVVITRYKVAGPSEAFIVTGRRGKKSTDPATGQVFTDNSGQKVVVGGGVFVIPFVQQKFSLDLSSRHIPVAVRGAVTLRGVKANLDGVAIVKVGGTEDSIRAAAQRFLMQQDGIVGFTQEVLSGALRSIVGRMSVEDIIRDRAAFAGQVAEEAEASLSGQGLVLDAFQIQDITTEGSYLEDLGRPEAARAKQEADIAEASARRAAEQARLKAEEEIAVAQRTLYLRQAEIKAETDAAAAQANAAGPLADAARQQQILTEQEKVAERQAALTDRQLDTEVRKPADAKRYEAEQQAEAQRVARVKQAEAERLAAIAAAEAEAARSRLTGEGEKQRRQALAEAEAIEGAKRGEAERARRAAIADAVRLEGDAEAAAIAAKGTAQAEAMQKQAEAFDRYGDAAMLQMLVEALPQIVAKASEPLSAVDKLTVISTDGAGSLTRTVTDNVAQGMELLSSTTGVDLASLLQGVTRQKAVPAQAAPVPTAAPAGNGVIEITE
- a CDS encoding PucR family transcriptional regulator, producing MGEPMPVEEYLEGYVEVLAGVCATGRRLTREELEALRARGERAAEAGHGLRSLVRAHLSAARQVRPGGARADDGRLLAAVEQAVDAFAEGHERAQTLAVRQEEAARREFIDDLLYGRSDLGRLAERAERFGLLLSHAHAVAVAQGPEPYADGFPVSRGVESSLFARFGDRRILLTTKDGRLICVAPADEPDVLGYFAEQAYAATGGGGLVAVGRAHPGPGGVVHSYEEALNALDLAARMELEGPVLHAADLLVYPVLTRDRQAMADLVSTVLGPVRQARGGARPLLDTLTAYFDSGCVTTEAARRLSLSVRAVTYRLDRIHRLTGVDPADPTQRYTLQTAVIGSRLLGWPEREL
- a CDS encoding NAD(P)/FAD-dependent oxidoreductase, producing MTSPESAGHAYDVVISGASLAGSAAAILLARRGARVALLERRSDPAAYKVLCTHSITANAFPVLDEIGLVPALEKAGAVRNEARWYTRWGWIEPRAAPGGPELPYAYNVRRSVLDPMIRARAAETPGVDLLLGHQVTGLLREDGRTAGVRASTPDGEREIRARLVVGADGKDSAVAKFAGIPARQHENGRFGYLAHFRNLPLEGGIGQTWFLEPDMAYAFPNDDGVTVLAVLPDKKRMSAFREDLEGSFLSFVRALPEAPPIDSAERVSKIIGTVNYPLHSRRPAAPGVALIGDAALTGDPLWGVGCGWALQSARWLTDAIAPAVAGAGAAGAGAGPGGGSPDALDKALEAYARGHQRRLRGHQQIAADFATSRPFNPVERLVFSAAARDEAMARHMYLFASRLIGPLRFLNPAIVAKAAAINLRHRRAVARAAA
- a CDS encoding SpoIIE family protein phosphatase; the encoded protein is MGGELTTPGRGAGWMERAGESAWEAGAEKERVGAGDGAGNRVGAGDGAGSRAGAGDGAGSRAGAAGDLGEAVLDAVFTQSAVGLHVLDTELRVVRVNPVSIGMRGVPEESVVGRSATEAYASLGVTVDEGALLDVLATGTPLRDALVRSRPPSDPGREHVVSVSVYRLHDDAGRVVGLVATSVDVTERERANARLRLLHEARERIGRTLDVERTARELVDVALDGGFADVVVVALTDAVLQGQDPELAGTEGMLMRCAAVGARDAGGAVPAAGCVLVPGLFGDPFPVAPALVPGEESVRLVAPLTVRGQVFGAVAFERLPGTEPFLRADLDLAHGIVTRAATALENALRFTREHVVMTALQSWPLRQERETQRAAEIAQRRRAGGTGAGSWCDALPLPGARVALVVGRVEHPGPSAVATMSRLRTAVHSLTTLDLDPHELLARLHATVLRLAREQGDVLGDPRSTDEPTAHCTFAVHDPVHGRLDIARAGASLLTIVRPDGSVDTAPLPEGPLLGEEGPPFASVGLVLPEGSTICLASPATSREEGPAPGEVVAALAEPHRAPGAMADDVAPLLSPDRVLLVARTRRLPARDLAVWPVPAELRSVGPTRRQAERRVREWWPDADTFPAELVVSELVTNAVRYGTAPIALRLIRGEATLVCEVDDAALTAPHLRHAKAVDEGGRGLHITAALAAGWGVRYREDGKTVWAELDLRPPESG